The Pelecanus crispus isolate bPelCri1 chromosome 7, bPelCri1.pri, whole genome shotgun sequence genome includes a window with the following:
- the WDR6 gene encoding LOW QUALITY PROTEIN: tRNA (34-2'-O)-methyltransferase regulator WDR6 (The sequence of the model RefSeq protein was modified relative to this genomic sequence to represent the inferred CDS: deleted 1 base in 1 codon) — protein MESAALVAPVTALEFAGDVLLAGTGPEVAAFRLSGGGPVAAAGRRTVLREASVQGLRAEPGPAGGGGPVVRVAAFGGRWLAVLAVRRGGPGGGPRLAACGGGAARELGARVWEARWAAGGRLALALGGGAVALYEWRGGGRWLRRASCGGAGALRCAALAGTGWARLALAAGTAAGAVVVWRAAAAATPRRRLLGHRGAVLALCYAPPRGLLASASEDRSVRLWAVGELGGGDGDGDGEGSCLLVCYGHGARVAAVALRGPCPVSAGEDSACLEWTGGGGVRRARRGHRGALRALALRPAGGCLATGGDDGGVRFWRPRRGDPDAAPAALGAPGRPRTVLLAGPRQVLALGEAGGLAAYEAAAGRWVPVLPAAAAGPRGLLAAAPLPGGAEVLCALAGGDGHLLLFALGRPGAAARLRLFEGAVRGLGWAPCPGQPPTAAALLASGPDGEMLWLDVAHRPGQVPWVRLMGRYLLPPCKQRWHTCATFLPQGGLLLCGDRRGSLLLFPCSSSPEQAAESTGIADGGTNLIGEDSGGESELSCLSHKGALLLEAPLSMLFGLHGKTGVTSVTCHGGYIYSTGRDGCYRQLRLQGQQLEVLRKYRPCKGLQWIEELRFAPDGDLLVLGFHADNFVVWSSRTSENLHCIPCGGGHRSWSYCSSPLAETFAFVKCGDVMLYRREAKPCEQQVLLASVHGREIACVRRLGAVEVPGRAAINVFITGSEDTTACILALSERCRAAMPLARLSDHISSVRALALAGPTGPGDEGFGDEGLSALIFSAGGRAQIECYRLLCAGDPASESTVACQVIHVASHRLDKHWERKKNRHKLVKMDPETRYMSLSVVPGTSSEQLPTPWKFLAAACSDGSVRVFGLLEAARELVLVAESFHHQRCVLKVEAFLHMRAGEERRHLLCSAATDGSVAFWDITSPIADARDALHRAEGEMQPLALGSPLLTIMAHSCGVNSLHVRETPEGRYLVASGSDDGSIHVCLLEVALGGGEATAGTCLRVLERVSRPCAHAAHVTGIRVLRPDLLLSASVDQRLTLWRRGLGMLDALSTTFFHVPDLAELDCWEVAEAGGELRYYCVLCGQGLEMLHGVAPAKPPPLEAP, from the exons ATGGAGTCGGCGGCGCTGGTGGCGCCGGTGACGGCGCTGGAGTTCGCGGGGGACGTGCTGCTGGCGG GCACGGGCCCGGAGGTGGCGGCGTTCCGGCTGAGCGGCGGCGggccggtggcggcggcgggccggcggACTGTGCTGCGTGAGGCCAGCGTGCAGGGACTGCGGGCCGAGCctggccccgccggcggcggcgggccggtgGTGCGGGTGGCGGCCTTCGGCGGGcgctggctggcggtgctggcggtgcggcgcggcgggccgggcggcgggccGCGGCTGGCGGCgtgcggcggcggggcggcgcgggagCTGGGGGCGCGGGTGTGGGAGGCGCGgtgggcggcgggcgggcggctggCGCTGGCGctgggcggcggggccgtggcGCTCTACGAgtggcggggcggcgggcgctggcTGCGGCGGGCgagctgcggcggggccggggcgctgcGCTGCGCCGCGCTggcggggacgggctgggcgcGGCTGGCGCTGGCGGCCggcacggcggcgggggccgTGGTGGtgtggcgggcggcggcggcggcgaccccgcggcggcggctgctgggGCACCGGGGCGCGGTGCTGGCGCTCTGCTacgcgccgccgcgggggctgcTCGCCTCCGCCTCCGAGGATCGCAGCGTGCGGCTCTGGGCCGTGGGCGAGCtgggcggcggggacggggacggggacggggagggctcctgcctgctggtgTGCTACGGCCACGGGGCGCGGGTGGCCGCCGTGGCGCTGCGGGGGCCGTGCCCGGTCAGCGCCGGGGAGGACAGCGCCTGCCTGGAGTGgaccggcggcggcggcgtgcggcgggcgcggcgggggcacCGCGGGGCCCTGCGCGCCCTGGCCCTGcgccccgccggcggctgcCTCGCCACGGGCGGCGACGACGGCGGCGTCCGGTTctggcggccccggcggggggaTCCGGacgcggccccggcggcgctgggggccccggggcggccgcggaCCGTGCTGCTGGCGGGGCCGCGGCAGGTGCTGGCGCtgggcgaggcgggcgggctGGCGGCGTacgaggcggcggcggggcgctgggtgccggtgctgcccgccgccgccgccgggccccgcgggctgctggcggccgccccgctgcccggcggggCCGAGGTGCTCTGCGCCCTGGCCGGCGGCGACGGACACCTCCTCCTCTTCGCTCtgggccgccccggggccgccgcccggctGAGGCTGTTCGAGGGGGCCGTGcgcgggctgggctgggccccctgccccgggcagccccccaccgccgccgccctccTGGCCTCCGGGCCCGACGGGGAGATGCTCTGGCTGGACGTCGCCCACCGCCCCGGACAGGTGCCCTGGGTGCGGCTCATGGGACGCTACCTGCTG CCCCCCTGCAAGCAGCGCTGGCACACCTGCGCCACCTTCCTGCCCCAGGGAGGGCTCCTGCTCTGCGGGGACCGCCggggctccctcctcctcttcccttgcagCAGCTCCCCGGAGCAGGCTGCGGAAAGCACCGGCATCGCTGATGGTGGCACCAACCTGATCGGCGAGGACTCTGGTGGCGAGTCAGAGCTCTCTTGCTTGTCACACAAAGGGGCTCTTCTCCTTGAGGCCCCGCTGTCCATGCTCTTCGGGCTCCATGGGAAGACGGGGGTTACCTCGGTAACCTGCCACGGGGGCTACATTTACAGCACCGGTCGGGACGGCTGCTACCGCCAGCTCCGCCTGCAGGGTCAGCAGCTGGAGGTCCTGCGGAAGTACAGGCCCTGTAAAGGGCTGCAGTGGATCGAGGAGCTGCGCTTCGCCCCGGATGGGGACCTGCTCGTGCTGGGCTTTCACGCTGACAACTTTGTGGTGTGGAGCAGCAGGACCAGCGAGAACCTCCACTGCATCCCCTGCGGCGGGGGGCACCGCTCCTGGAGCTACTGCAGCAGCCCTTTGGCTGAGACCTTCGCCTTTGTCAAGTGCGGGGACGTAATGCTATACCGCCGCGAGGCCAAGCCCTGCGAGCAGCAGGTGCTCCTGGCGTCCGTGCACGGGCGGGAGATCGCCTGCGTGCGGCGCCTGGGGGCGGTGGAGGTGCCCGGCCGTGCCGCCATCAATGTCTTCATCACCGGCAGCGAGGACACCACGGCCTGCATCCTGGCGCTCAGCGAGCGCTGCCGGGCAGCCATGCCCCTCGCCCGGCTCAGCGACCACATCTCCAGCGTGAGGGCGCTGGCACTGGCCGGCCCCACAGGACCTGGTGATGAGGGCTTCGGTGACGAGGGCTTGTCTGCCCTGATCTTCTCTGCAGGCGGCCGGGCACAGATCGAGTGCTACCGGttgctgtgtgctggggacCCAGCCTCCGAGAGCACTGTGGCCTGCCAGGTCATCCACGTGGCCTCCCACCGGCTGGACAAGCACTGGGAGCGGAAGAAGAACAGGCACAAGCTCGTCAAGATGGATCCGGAGACGAG GTACATGTCCCTCTCAGTCGTGCCCGGGACCAGCTCCGAGCAGCTGCCGACACCCTGGAAgttcctggctgctgcctgcagcgaTGGATCGGTCCG GGTCTTCGGGCTGCTGGAGGCTGCCCgggagctggtgctggtggcGGAGTCGTTTCACCACCAGCGCTGCGTGCTGAAGGTGGAGGCGTTCCTGCACATgcgggcaggagaggagag GAGGCACCTCCTGTGCAGCGCAGCCACTGACGGCAGCGTCGCCTTCTGGGACATCACCAGCCCCATCGCAGATGCAAGGGACGCCCTGCACCGAGCGGAGGGAGAGATGCAGCCCCTGG ccctgggctccccGCTGCTCACCATCATGGCCCACAGCTGCGGCGTGAACAGCCTCCATGTCCGCGAGACGCCAGAGGGACGGTACCTGGTGGCCAGCGGCAGCGACGACGGCTCCATCCACGTTTGCCTGCTGGAGGTGGCCCTGGGCGGGGGCGAGGCCACGGCAGGGACCTGCCTGCGTGTCCTGGAGCGGGTGTCCAGGCCCTGCGCCCACGCCGCCCACGTGACGGGGATCCGGGTGCTGCGGCCAgacctgctgctctctgcctcgGTGGACCAGCGCCTGACGCTGTGGCGCCGGGGCCTGGGCATGCTGGACGCGCTCAGCACCACCTTCTTCCATGTGCCCGACCTGGCCGAGCTGGACTGCTGGGAGGTGGCAGAGGCCGGCGGGGAGCTGCGGTACTACTGCGTGCTCTGCGGGCAGGGCCTGGAGATGCTGCATGGCGTGGCCCCTGCCAAGCCTCCTCCCCTGGAGGCTCCCTAG